The sequence TATTCGGTGAGATGGTTGGCCAATTAGGGGTTAATGAGCAACATACCTTAGTCATTTATGATGATGGTAACCTGTTTTCCGCACCTCGGGTTTGGTGGACATTCCGTCTATTTGGCGCACAAAAAGTACGCATACTGGCTGGGGGACTTAGTGGCTGGCAGCAGGCGGGTTTCGCATTAGAAAGTGGCCCGGCCAAACCAACACCTCAAACCTTTAATGCAACTTTCAATAGTGCTGCAGTCAAAAATAGTAATGAGGTTTTAGCCGCTATCGAAAGCAATGAAATACAAATTTTAGATGCTCGCCCAGCGGGCAGATTTAAAGCACAGGAACCAGAACCTCGTCCCGGATTACGCCTTGGTCGTATCCCTGGCAGTATTAATGTGCCTTGGGGGAGTATGGTCGAAAATGGGAATTTGAAATCACCTCAAGAACTGGCAAATATTTTTGCCGCTCAAGGTGTGGATTTGACCAAACCTATTATTACCAGCTGTGGATCAGGTGTTACAGCTGCGGTGGTAGCGCTGGGATTAACAGCAGTAAATGCGTCCTCAGTATCACTGTATGATGGTTCTTGGGCTGAATGGGGCGCAGCATCCAATTCACTACCCATTGATGATACTCAACTGCCATAACTTAACTTAAATAGCGACCAGGTTACGGACACCATCAAGCTCCATATCGATGCCGTTCCCTCGTTGGATAATTTTGCCGCGGGACATAACTAAATAACTGTCTGCCAATTCCGCGGCAAAATCATAAAATTGCTCGACTAATAAAATGGCCATATCCCCTTGTGCTGCTAGTTTCTTGATAACTAGTCCGATTTCCTTAATAACTGAGGGCTGAATTCCTTCCGTTGGTTCATCAAGAATTAACAAACGAGGTTGGCAAGCCAGTGCCCGCCCAATTGCCAATTGTTGCTGTTGTCCGCCCGATAAATCTCCCCCGCGGCGATGTTTCATCTCCTCCAGAATTGGGAAAAGTTGATAAATATGCTTTGGGGCAGACCTGCTTTGTGAACCAGGGAAACGCGAAAGCCCTAATAGAATGTTTTCTTCTACTGTTAATCGGGGGAATATTTCCCGGCCTTGTGGCACATAGGCAATCCCCTCTTTTACTCGCTGATGTGGTGATTGGTGACCAATGTCTTTACCTTCCCAGGTAATACTGCCGTGTTTAGCTGGCACTAACCCCATCAGGCACTTGAGTAGCGTCGTTTTACCCACACCATTACGGCCTAATAAGCAGGTAACCTCCCCTATAGCGGCCTCGAATGACAATCCGCGCAAGATATGGCTGCCACCATAATATTGATCAAGTTCATTCACTTGCAGCATGTATTCCCCTCAAATATCCAAATAGACATCAGTCACAAGCCGTCAGACCAAAATACAAACTTCAGCTCCCTTGATTAAGGAGTTGAAATACATCACCGCAGCACTCAGCGCCCTAAATACACTTCAATCACTTGCTCATTAGCCTGCACCTCGGCTAATGACCCCTCGGCTAGCACTTGTCCCTGATGTAATACAGTGACATGGTCAGCAATAGTCTCTACAAACCCCATATCATGCTCTACCACCATCAGTGAATGCTTCCCTGCCAATTGATTAAACAGCTCCGCTGTATAAGCTGTTTCCGCATCTGTCATTCCGGCAGCAGGTTCATCCAACAGCAGTAAGTGCGGGTCTTGTACTAATAACATGCCGATTTCAAGAAACTGTTTCTGACCATGTGATAACAAGCCCGCCGGTCGCTGGCGCATATCATTCAGACGCAACAGTATCAGCGTCTCATCAATTTGATCCCGCTGCTCATCATTCAACTTGGCACGCAAACTTGCCCAAACAGTTTTGGTACTTTTTTGTGCTAACTCAAGGTTTTCAAACACACTTAAAGCTTCAAATACTGTCGGTTTTTGAAACTTCCGCCCAATCCCAGCTTGGGCTATCTCGACTGTATTCATCGTTGAGAGGTCATGATGTTGGTCATACATCATCTTGCCACTTTGTGGGCGAGTTTTACCGGTAATAACATCCATCAAAGTCGTTTTACCCGCGCCATTCGGCCCAATAATACAACGCAGCTCACCGACACCAATTTGCAGCGAAAGATTTCGCAATGCATGAAAACCATCGAAACTGACATTAATACCTTCCAGAGTCAGTACTGGGTCCCGCTGATGACGATATTTATCCGCTGCATGCTGAACCAGACCAGGCTCTTGAGGCATTATTTCGGGATAAATCAGTTGCTCCGTAATTTGAAATCGGCTCATTTGTCTTTCTCCCGTTTCAGCAAGCCAATAACACCTTTCGGCAAGAACAAGGTCACTAAAATAAATATTAAGCCGAGGAAGAATTGCCAATATTCCGGCATCGCCATGGTAAACCAACTTTTTGCGCCATTGACAATTCCTGCCCCGAGCACTGGGCCAATCAACGTGCCGCGCCCGCCAAGTGCTACCCAAATTGCAGCTTCAATAGAGTTGGTCGGCGACATTTCACTGGGATTGATGATGCCGACCTGCGGTACATATAACGCACCGGCCAGTGCACATAGTACGGCGGACAGTGTCCAGATAAACAATTTGAAACCCTTGGGGTCATAACCGCAGAATGTCAGGCGGTTTTCCGCATCACGTACCGCCGTCAATACTCGGCCAAATTTAGTTCGCGCGACGGTAAAACCCAACACCAAACTGGCGATTAACAGTGCAAGTGTTGCCAGAAATAAGGCAATTCGCGTAGAGGTTGCTGATACCGAAAAACCCAACATGGTCGTGAAGCCGGTGAACCCATTATTGCCGCCAAAGCCGGTTTCATTACGAAAGAAC comes from Yersinia canariae and encodes:
- the sseA gene encoding 3-mercaptopyruvate sulfurtransferase — encoded protein: MNSSFLVTPQWLAEHIDDANIVILDARMSPPGLTPKRDIQAEFEQRHIPGAVYFNIDAIADNSTDLPHMLPSPQVFGEMVGQLGVNEQHTLVIYDDGNLFSAPRVWWTFRLFGAQKVRILAGGLSGWQQAGFALESGPAKPTPQTFNATFNSAAVKNSNEVLAAIESNEIQILDARPAGRFKAQEPEPRPGLRLGRIPGSINVPWGSMVENGNLKSPQELANIFAAQGVDLTKPIITSCGSGVTAAVVALGLTAVNASSVSLYDGSWAEWGAASNSLPIDDTQLP
- the urtE gene encoding urea ABC transporter ATP-binding subunit UrtE gives rise to the protein MLQVNELDQYYGGSHILRGLSFEAAIGEVTCLLGRNGVGKTTLLKCLMGLVPAKHGSITWEGKDIGHQSPHQRVKEGIAYVPQGREIFPRLTVEENILLGLSRFPGSQSRSAPKHIYQLFPILEEMKHRRGGDLSGGQQQQLAIGRALACQPRLLILDEPTEGIQPSVIKEIGLVIKKLAAQGDMAILLVEQFYDFAAELADSYLVMSRGKIIQRGNGIDMELDGVRNLVAI
- the urtD gene encoding urea ABC transporter ATP-binding protein UrtD is translated as MSRFQITEQLIYPEIMPQEPGLVQHAADKYRHQRDPVLTLEGINVSFDGFHALRNLSLQIGVGELRCIIGPNGAGKTTLMDVITGKTRPQSGKMMYDQHHDLSTMNTVEIAQAGIGRKFQKPTVFEALSVFENLELAQKSTKTVWASLRAKLNDEQRDQIDETLILLRLNDMRQRPAGLLSHGQKQFLEIGMLLVQDPHLLLLDEPAAGMTDAETAYTAELFNQLAGKHSLMVVEHDMGFVETIADHVTVLHQGQVLAEGSLAEVQANEQVIEVYLGR
- the urtC gene encoding urea ABC transporter permease subunit UrtC, which gives rise to MNQPLAITLAQKAPILSLSLAGIATISLIILPFLALLPADNPLAISTYTLTLMGKILCYAVVAIALDLVWGYAGLLSLGHGLFFALGGYAMGMYLMRQAAGDGLPAFMSFLSWSELPWFWGGSQYFVWALCLIVLVPGSLAFIFGYFAFRSKIKGVYFSIMTQALTYAGMLLFFRNETGFGGNNGFTGFTTMLGFSVSATSTRIALFLATLALLIASLVLGFTVARTKFGRVLTAVRDAENRLTFCGYDPKGFKLFIWTLSAVLCALAGALYVPQVGIINPSEMSPTNSIEAAIWVALGGRGTLIGPVLGAGIVNGAKSWFTMAMPEYWQFFLGLIFILVTLFLPKGVIGLLKREKDK